A window from Bufo bufo chromosome 1, aBufBuf1.1, whole genome shotgun sequence encodes these proteins:
- the LOC120998070 gene encoding stromal cell-derived factor 2-like: protein MDAAGAVRRTASAGEQEVSAFGDDGEGDILDDWTVLCNGEFWQRNEEVRFKHASTNVLLSVTGEQYGRPINGQREVYGMTYAGPHNYWKVMEGIFMKPSEPPRTDFTHSEL from the exons ATGGATGCAGCAGGGGCAGTGCGGAGGACCGCATCGGCAGGGGAGCAG GAGGTCAGTGCATTTGGAGACGATGGAGAAGGAGATATCTTAGATGACTGGACTGTACTCTGCAATGGGGAATTCTGGCAGCGCAATGAAGAAGTGAGGTTCAAGCACGCGTCTACAAACGTACTGCTGTCTGTCACAGGAGAACAATATGGGCGTCCTATAAATGGACAGAGAGAAGTGTATGGCATGACCTAcgcaggtccacataactactggAAAGTGATGGAAGGTATCTTCATGAAACCTAGTGAACCTCCACGGACTGACTTCACTCACTCCGAGTTATGA